AGTGCTGGTGATGTACTTCCTAAGTCCGTTGACTGGAGGAATGAAGGTGCTATGTCTGAAATTAAAGATCAAGGCCATTGCAGTAAGTGCTGCGAATTTAATATCCAAAACGTTAGTCTTATCAATTATAAGGTCAAGCCTGATTTGAAAGCGTGCGTTAGTTTTGGTTGAAATTGATAATTGATACTATATAACAACTATAAGTGTTGacctttagtaaaaaaaatcacaaacgCTATGcatgctttgtttttttttttgtgaagggAGTTGTTGGGCTTTCTCGACTGTGGGGGCAGTGGAAGGCTTAAACAAGATCGTGACAGGAGTGTTAGTCACTTTGTCTGAGCAAGATTTGATCAACTGTAACAAAGACAATAATGGTTGCGAAGGAGGCAAAGTCGAGACTGCCTATGAGTTCATAGTTAAAAATGGTGGTCTTGGTACCACCAAGGATTATCCTTACAAGGCTGTTGATGGAGTCTGCGATGCCCACCTCAAGGTCGGTACAAAGAGTCCTAAATGTAGAAATAATGTCTAACAAAAATAAAGCatcaattttcaaatattttaatgtcaAAACTACTTGCATAGGAAAACAACAAGAATTTTATGATTGATGGGTATGAGAATTTGCCTGCAAACGATGAGCATGCTCTAAGGAAAGCGGTTGCTCACCAGCCTATAACCGCCATTATTGATTCCAGCAGCCGGGAATTTCAGCTTTACAAATCGGTAAATATAAGAATTCTTCAAGTTtcgtttaaaaatgttttagagttgtttcttatatatatgcaatgattttttctttcttttacctCAAAGGGAGTTTTTGATGGAACGTGTGGAACAAACCTAAACCATGGAGTTGTTGTGGTCGGGTATGGAAACGAAGACGGTCGTGACTACTGGATCGTGAGAAACTCGTGGGGAAACACTTGGGGAGAGGCTGGCTACATGAAGATGGCCCGCAACATTGTCAACCCAAGAGGCTTATGTGGCATCGCAATGCGAGCTTCTTACCCTCTCAAGAACTCCATTTCTACCGACGTAAGGTCCATGAcctaataaaataaactaaatatatgcTATGCGTGCAATGGATCGAGTGAGCGAACAACTTATTCGAAATAATCGAGTCGATGGATTTGCCTTTGTAATATATCCTGGACTTGTATG
The nucleotide sequence above comes from Brassica napus cultivar Da-Ae chromosome A9, Da-Ae, whole genome shotgun sequence. Encoded proteins:
- the LOC106351535 gene encoding probable cysteine protease RDL4, coding for MGSAKSAMRIFLLAMLIASCATAMDMSVVSYDYNHHVVGSSGHRVATGPSHSDSVFDAEAMLIFNSWMAKQGKVYNSVAEKERRLTIFKDNLRFITNRNAENLSYRLGLTRFADISLHEYTELCHGAAPKPPRNHVFMTSSDRYKTSAGDVLPKSVDWRNEGAMSEIKDQGHCRSCWAFSTVGAVEGLNKIVTGVLVTLSEQDLINCNKDNNGCEGGKVETAYEFIVKNGGLGTTKDYPYKAVDGVCDAHLKENNKNFMIDGYENLPANDEHALRKAVAHQPITAIIDSSSREFQLYKSGVFDGTCGTNLNHGVVVVGYGNEDGRDYWIVRNSWGNTWGEAGYMKMARNIVNPRGLCGIAMRASYPLKNSISTDVRSMT